Proteins encoded together in one Deinococcus hopiensis KR-140 window:
- a CDS encoding MFS transporter, with protein sequence MWGGFFLVVPLVTVHFVDELGWAAASVGLVLGLRQLTQQGLTVFGGAWADRIGPKPLILAGCLIRTLGFAWMGFADALPVLLAASLLAGIGGGLFDAPKSAAITAVTRPEHRARMFSLVSISGNLGMVTGPLIGAWLIHLGFRTAAVSAGSVYLLAFALLAVTLPHLRPAAERGSGFAGLRAAALDHRFRRFTLVLVGYFLLSTQINVAVTLKAVALAGPGATGPLYGLSAGLAVVLQYPLLRLVERRWRTRTALVAAVLAVGLSLGLMGFAATFPQLLACVALYSLGTMLVYPTQQALTARLAPAGMTGSYFGFSAISLGLGGAVGNLVGGLLTDAGKRAGLPLLPWLTLMLVGIVTALGLRWALRGVPTQAQLEGEEGL encoded by the coding sequence ATGTGGGGCGGTTTTTTCCTGGTGGTGCCCCTCGTCACCGTGCATTTTGTGGACGAACTGGGCTGGGCGGCGGCCAGCGTGGGGCTGGTGCTGGGGCTGCGGCAATTGACCCAGCAGGGGCTGACCGTGTTTGGCGGCGCGTGGGCGGACCGCATAGGGCCCAAACCACTCATCCTGGCCGGGTGCCTGATTCGCACGCTGGGCTTCGCCTGGATGGGCTTTGCGGACGCCTTGCCCGTGCTGCTCGCGGCGTCCCTGCTGGCGGGCATCGGTGGCGGCCTGTTCGACGCGCCCAAGAGTGCTGCCATCACCGCGGTGACCCGGCCTGAACACCGCGCCCGGATGTTTAGCCTGGTCAGCATCTCGGGCAACCTGGGCATGGTGACGGGCCCCCTGATCGGCGCGTGGCTGATCCACCTCGGCTTCCGGACGGCCGCGGTGTCGGCGGGGAGCGTGTATCTGCTGGCCTTCGCGCTGCTGGCCGTCACCCTGCCCCACCTGCGCCCCGCTGCCGAGCGAGGAAGCGGCTTCGCGGGGCTGAGGGCAGCGGCGCTGGATCACCGTTTCCGCCGCTTTACCCTCGTGCTGGTGGGCTATTTCCTGCTCAGCACGCAGATTAACGTGGCCGTGACGCTCAAGGCGGTGGCGCTGGCCGGACCGGGGGCGACGGGACCGCTGTACGGCCTCTCGGCGGGGCTAGCGGTGGTCTTGCAGTACCCCCTGCTGCGATTGGTAGAGCGGCGGTGGCGGACGCGCACGGCCCTCGTCGCCGCCGTCCTCGCGGTGGGCCTCAGCCTGGGCCTGATGGGCTTTGCCGCCACCTTCCCGCAACTGCTGGCCTGCGTGGCCCTCTACAGCCTGGGCACCATGCTCGTGTACCCAACGCAGCAGGCCCTGACTGCGCGCCTGGCTCCAGCGGGCATGACGGGCAGTTACTTCGGCTTCTCGGCCATCAGCCTGGGGCTCGGCGGCGCGGTGGGCAACCTGGTGGGGGGACTGCTGACCGATGCGGGCAAACGCGCCGGGCTGCCCCTGCTCCCCTGGCTGACGCTGATGTTGGTGGGTATTGTCACGGCGCTGGGCCTGCGCTGGGCACTCCGGGGAGTACCGACGCAGGCCCAGCTGGAGGGGGAGGAGGGCCTGTAG
- a CDS encoding DUF4142 domain-containing protein, translating to MRRNPVLLIAPLLLASCAPSMMAPNAGTTDGLFLQAITGSNLFEIQSSQVALSKATTPALKAYAQHLIDDHQKAQAMVSTLAAARGVPLPKVLPPELMLKVNTLAMMDGAAFEKAYLQEQVVAHQFTLSLLQNEQLGGKDAAVVAFANEQVGPIQEHLAQAQAMMMPDGAVPMNH from the coding sequence ATGCGTAGAAATCCTGTGCTGCTGATCGCCCCGCTGCTCCTCGCCTCCTGCGCACCGTCCATGATGGCCCCGAACGCGGGCACCACCGACGGTCTGTTTCTGCAGGCCATCACGGGCAGCAACCTGTTCGAGATCCAGTCCTCGCAGGTGGCGCTGAGCAAGGCCACCACGCCCGCCCTGAAAGCCTATGCCCAGCACCTGATCGACGATCACCAGAAGGCGCAGGCCATGGTGAGCACGTTGGCGGCCGCGCGCGGCGTGCCTCTGCCCAAGGTGCTGCCGCCCGAACTGATGCTCAAGGTCAACACCCTGGCGATGATGGACGGCGCGGCCTTCGAGAAGGCGTACCTGCAAGAGCAGGTGGTGGCCCACCAGTTCACCCTCAGCCTGCTGCAAAACGAGCAGTTGGGCGGGAAGGACGCGGCGGTGGTGGCCTTTGCCAACGAGCAGGTGGGCCCCATTCAGGAGCACCTCGCCCAGGCGCAGGCCATGATGATGCCGGACGGAGCGGTGCCGATGAATCACTAA
- a CDS encoding NUDIX domain-containing protein — translation MSYLSELRAVWGTAPLLSVGVSVLVQDDHGRVLLQRRGDDGLWGILGGGLEPGEDFLTAAHRELYEESGLACSNLTLLSLEEGLVSGPEFYHRYPNGDEIYLVGMRAHGTLPAEALNDAAPDDSGETLELAWFALDKLPPLPSNINRAGLNVLRVRAGLPPLPLNPFPAPPPAADHMRRLREVVGTRPLFAPGANVIVADGEGHLLLLQHGSTGRWTLPGGGLAPGESLTDCAQRELRGATGLSAAHLEPLRMYAGAECRFTRLNGDVIDNISVLYRARGVTGTPTLPPGEIPGTAWFARNELPGEDEFSGAVGWAMMREWADSCPPDRFPS, via the coding sequence ATGTCCTACCTGTCCGAACTTCGCGCCGTGTGGGGCACCGCGCCCCTGTTGTCCGTCGGCGTTAGCGTGCTGGTGCAGGATGACCACGGCCGCGTACTGCTCCAGCGCCGAGGCGACGACGGCCTGTGGGGCATTCTCGGCGGCGGGCTGGAACCCGGCGAAGACTTTCTGACCGCCGCCCACCGGGAGCTGTACGAGGAATCCGGACTGGCTTGCTCCAACCTCACCTTGTTGTCCCTGGAGGAGGGCCTGGTCAGCGGCCCGGAGTTCTACCACCGCTACCCCAACGGCGACGAGATTTACCTGGTGGGGATGCGCGCCCACGGTACCCTGCCTGCCGAGGCCCTCAACGACGCTGCCCCAGACGACAGCGGCGAGACGCTGGAACTGGCGTGGTTCGCGCTGGACAAACTGCCGCCCTTACCGAGCAACATCAACCGGGCGGGTCTGAACGTCCTGCGCGTGCGGGCAGGGTTGCCCCCACTGCCCCTGAATCCCTTTCCAGCCCCTCCCCCCGCCGCAGATCACATGCGGCGGCTGCGGGAGGTCGTGGGGACGCGGCCCCTCTTCGCGCCAGGGGCGAACGTGATCGTGGCGGATGGAGAAGGCCACCTGCTGCTCCTGCAACACGGCAGCACTGGACGGTGGACCCTGCCCGGGGGTGGGCTGGCGCCCGGCGAGAGCCTGACGGACTGCGCCCAGCGTGAACTGCGCGGGGCAACAGGGCTGAGTGCGGCACACCTCGAACCCCTGCGGATGTACGCCGGGGCCGAGTGCCGCTTCACCCGTCTGAACGGCGACGTGATCGACAACATCTCGGTGCTGTACCGCGCCCGGGGCGTGACGGGAACACCAACCCTCCCGCCCGGTGAAATTCCGGGAACGGCGTGGTTCGCCCGCAACGAACTGCCAGGAGAGGATGAGTTCAGCGGCGCCGTTGGCTGGGCCATGATGCGGGAATGGGCTGACAGCTGCCCCCCCGACCGCTTCCCCTCATAG
- a CDS encoding O-acetylhomoserine aminocarboxypropyltransferase/cysteine synthase family protein has protein sequence MTGPHDDLTPDDWSFETAAVQTGIPRGLGETVGMPIHQAAAFQFATLEEAQSEFQLNGGFSYARIQNPTVRALEERLTALEGGAATVALATGQAATFTAILSVCRAGDHVVSTSSLFGGTAGLLNNILPLMGISATLTENTPEAIEAAMQPNTRLVWAETIGNPAGDVPDIARLAEIAHQHGALLGIDNTWGGVGYLCRPLEHGADIVTHSLTKWAGGHGAVLGGSVTVGTQHDLMRNPIYTDGGENSILMLRGDQALAWRQRWFGAHQLGMTLSPHSAFLIAQGLETLALRLTRESETALALAQWLEAHPQVGRVSYPGLPGSPHHTLAQKYLRGGFGAVLTFEVPDPAAFLPRLQVIRIAPNLGDTRTLVVHPWTTTHGRLPEASRRAAGVSAQTIRMSVGVERLEDLRRDLAWALGG, from the coding sequence ATGACCGGCCCCCATGACGACCTGACCCCCGACGACTGGAGCTTCGAGACGGCCGCCGTGCAGACGGGCATCCCGCGCGGCCTGGGCGAGACGGTGGGCATGCCCATCCATCAGGCGGCGGCGTTTCAGTTTGCCACCCTGGAAGAAGCGCAGAGCGAGTTTCAACTCAATGGCGGCTTCAGTTACGCCCGCATTCAGAACCCCACGGTCCGGGCGCTGGAAGAGCGGCTCACGGCCCTCGAAGGCGGCGCGGCCACCGTCGCCCTCGCCACGGGGCAGGCGGCCACCTTCACGGCCATTCTGTCGGTGTGCCGCGCGGGAGACCATGTGGTGTCTACCTCCAGCCTCTTTGGCGGTACGGCGGGGCTGCTGAACAACATCCTGCCCCTGATGGGCATCTCGGCCACCCTGACGGAGAACACCCCGGAAGCCATTGAGGCGGCCATGCAGCCCAATACCCGCCTCGTCTGGGCCGAGACCATCGGTAACCCCGCAGGCGACGTGCCCGATATCGCCAGGCTGGCCGAGATTGCCCACCAGCACGGGGCGCTGCTGGGCATCGACAACACCTGGGGCGGCGTGGGTTACCTGTGCCGCCCGCTGGAGCACGGGGCCGACATCGTGACGCACTCGCTCACCAAGTGGGCGGGCGGACACGGCGCTGTGCTGGGCGGCAGCGTGACCGTGGGCACCCAGCACGACCTGATGCGCAATCCCATCTACACCGACGGTGGCGAGAACAGCATCCTGATGCTGCGCGGCGATCAGGCCCTCGCGTGGCGGCAGCGCTGGTTCGGGGCGCACCAACTGGGGATGACCCTCAGTCCCCACAGCGCCTTCCTGATCGCCCAGGGCCTGGAAACCCTCGCCCTGCGCCTGACGCGTGAGTCCGAGACGGCCCTCGCGTTGGCACAGTGGCTGGAGGCACATCCTCAAGTGGGCCGCGTCTCGTACCCCGGCCTCCCCGGCAGCCCACACCACACCCTGGCCCAGAAATACCTGCGTGGCGGCTTCGGCGCGGTCCTGACCTTTGAGGTGCCGGACCCTGCCGCATTCCTGCCGCGCCTGCAGGTGATCCGCATCGCTCCAAACCTGGGCGACACCCGCACCCTCGTGGTCCACCCCTGGACCACCACCCACGGCCGCCTTCCCGAAGCGTCCCGGCGCGCGGCGGGCGTCTCCGCCCAGACCATCCGCATGAGTGTGGGCGTGGAGCGTCTGGAGGACCTGCGGCGCGATCTGGCGTGGGCGCTGGGCGGCTAA
- a CDS encoding AMP nucleosidase, producing the protein MRTKEDIIRNWLPRYTGTELGEFGQYILLTNFGNYLEMFADLTGGTIRGQGKAMPTVTAENITMINFTMGSANAATIMDLLGAVAPHAALFLGKCGGLKRRNKLGDFILPIAAIRGEGTSTDYFPPEVPALPAFTLQQAVSAMIRERGLDYWTGTVYTTNRRVWEHDDAFKDYLRRIRCMAIDMETATLFTVGFANHIPTGALLLVSDQPMIPDGVKTSESDRLVTSRFVQTHVELGIEALREIRDHGTSVRHLRFGS; encoded by the coding sequence ATGCGAACCAAAGAGGACATCATCCGCAACTGGCTGCCCCGCTACACCGGCACCGAGCTGGGGGAGTTCGGGCAGTACATCCTGCTCACCAACTTCGGGAACTACCTGGAGATGTTCGCGGACCTAACGGGGGGCACCATCCGGGGCCAGGGCAAGGCGATGCCCACGGTGACCGCCGAGAACATCACCATGATCAACTTCACGATGGGCAGCGCCAACGCGGCCACGATCATGGACCTGTTGGGCGCGGTGGCTCCGCACGCAGCGCTCTTTCTGGGCAAGTGCGGGGGCCTCAAGCGCCGCAACAAGTTGGGCGACTTTATCCTGCCCATTGCAGCGATCCGGGGCGAGGGTACGTCCACCGACTACTTTCCGCCTGAGGTGCCCGCGCTGCCCGCCTTCACCCTCCAGCAGGCGGTCTCCGCCATGATCCGCGAGCGCGGCCTGGACTACTGGACCGGTACGGTGTACACCACCAACCGCCGTGTCTGGGAACACGATGACGCCTTCAAGGACTACCTGCGCCGCATCCGCTGCATGGCCATCGACATGGAAACCGCCACCCTCTTTACCGTCGGTTTTGCCAACCACATCCCTACGGGGGCGCTCCTGCTGGTGTCTGACCAGCCCATGATCCCTGACGGTGTAAAGACCTCTGAAAGTGACCGCCTCGTCACCTCTCGCTTCGTGCAGACCCATGTGGAACTCGGGATTGAGGCCTTGCGCGAAATCCGTGACCACGGCACGAGCGTGAGGCACCTGAGATTCGGAAGCTGA
- a CDS encoding TM2 domain-containing protein, which yields MTHPSEDQPAENTAAHPRITPLQPPAAAVQDLRLPETPQPRPAPEPQAPYDPWAPMGGGHSGAANTQAAQPQWPTTYAVQPDPYTGLPGDIAQKKLTAGLLAIVFGALGVHKFYLGLNTPGAIVLGAQVGGWMLAFFVGLITLGLGLFVTIPLAILCSSALGILGLIEGILYLTKSDEEFYRQYVLERRAIL from the coding sequence ATGACCCACCCCAGCGAAGACCAGCCCGCTGAGAACACCGCCGCGCACCCGCGCATCACTCCGCTACAGCCGCCCGCCGCAGCGGTACAGGACCTGCGCCTGCCGGAGACTCCACAGCCGCGACCTGCCCCCGAGCCTCAAGCGCCCTATGATCCCTGGGCTCCCATGGGCGGGGGCCACAGCGGCGCGGCGAACACCCAAGCCGCCCAGCCGCAGTGGCCCACCACTTACGCCGTCCAGCCTGATCCCTACACGGGGCTGCCGGGCGACATCGCGCAGAAAAAACTCACCGCGGGACTGCTCGCCATCGTGTTCGGAGCGCTGGGCGTCCACAAATTCTACCTGGGACTGAACACGCCGGGCGCCATCGTGCTGGGCGCGCAGGTGGGCGGCTGGATGCTGGCGTTCTTCGTGGGCCTGATCACCCTCGGTCTGGGCCTGTTCGTGACCATTCCCCTCGCCATCCTGTGCAGCAGCGCGCTGGGCATCCTCGGATTGATCGAGGGCATCCTGTACCTCACGAAGTCGGACGAGGAGTTTTACCGGCAGTACGTGCTGGAGCGTCGGGCGATTCTGTAA
- a CDS encoding ADP-ribosylglycohydrolase family protein: MVRRWCAGPPVLPHSLLACGRFDAQHFARGLTQRYEDGFMAVAEVFDVGVQTATAIHRLKRGVAPPEAGGGDEKSNGNGSLLRALPLARWHTGTDAELIRDARAQSVVTHAHLRAQLCCALYCLWARGVLEDTEQPFDHAVETIRAMDDRTTDERDEFEFLIRPHGKHQCRGSGYVVDSLFSAHWACENGSFEAVVKSAVSLGQDTTACIAGGIAGLRFGRDALPTRWSKALRGSNIYTPLLERLLQQDISMKEI, encoded by the coding sequence TTGGTCAGACGATGGTGCGCAGGCCCCCCCGTTCTCCCGCATTCCCTGCTGGCGTGTGGGCGTTTCGATGCGCAACACTTTGCCCGTGGGCTGACGCAGCGGTACGAAGACGGCTTTATGGCCGTTGCCGAGGTGTTTGACGTTGGCGTTCAGACGGCCACCGCCATTCACAGGCTGAAGCGGGGTGTCGCCCCGCCAGAAGCGGGAGGCGGAGACGAGAAATCAAATGGGAATGGCTCGCTTCTGCGGGCGCTGCCACTTGCCCGCTGGCACACAGGAACCGACGCAGAGCTGATTCGGGACGCGCGGGCACAGTCGGTGGTCACACACGCCCATCTCCGCGCGCAACTCTGCTGCGCGCTCTACTGCCTCTGGGCGAGGGGGGTTTTGGAGGATACTGAGCAACCTTTTGACCACGCCGTAGAAACCATACGGGCCATGGATGACCGAACAACGGACGAACGCGACGAGTTTGAATTTTTGATCCGCCCCCATGGCAAGCACCAATGTCGGGGAAGTGGCTATGTGGTTGATTCGCTCTTCTCGGCACACTGGGCATGCGAGAACGGCAGCTTTGAAGCAGTGGTGAAATCCGCTGTCTCGCTGGGACAGGACACGACGGCTTGCATCGCAGGAGGCATTGCTGGCCTCCGGTTTGGTAGAGATGCTCTTCCTACGCGCTGGAGCAAAGCGTTGAGAGGGAGCAATATTTACACGCCTTTACTTGAGCGGCTCTTGCAGCAAGATATTTCGATGAAAGAAATTTGA
- a CDS encoding ADP-ribosylglycohydrolase family protein has protein sequence MNSAPPGRSERISGGLIGLLIGDALGVPYEFHGPCAITPFPQIEFEPPAGFQRPRAGVPPGTWSDDGAQAPPFSRIPCWRVGVSMRNTLPVG, from the coding sequence GTGAACTCGGCACCACCGGGTCGCTCGGAACGGATTTCGGGCGGTCTCATTGGCCTCTTGATCGGCGATGCACTGGGCGTTCCCTATGAATTTCACGGCCCCTGTGCCATTACCCCCTTTCCCCAGATTGAATTCGAGCCGCCTGCAGGATTTCAGCGGCCACGCGCGGGCGTGCCACCAGGAACTTGGTCAGACGATGGTGCGCAGGCCCCCCCGTTCTCCCGCATTCCCTGCTGGCGTGTGGGCGTTTCGATGCGCAACACTTTGCCCGTGGGCTGA
- a CDS encoding nicotinate phosphoribosyltransferase: MTHLDDQNLILDTDSYKSSHFLQYPAGTTRLFSYLESRGGRYPATRFFGLQYILDRYLTRRVTRENVEEARALIEAHGEPFPYEGWMRVVAHHGGRLPLEIRAVPEGTLVPIHNVLMSVTNTDPELPWLVGWFETMLMRVWYPTTVCTQSYQLREILRRALEETGDRAAEELPFKLHDFGSRGVSSRESAGLGGLSHLVNFQGTDTLEALRVGRNHYAADIAGFSIPAAEHSTVTSWGKEHEVDAYRNMVNTFGKAGGIYAVVSDSYDLKHAINVHWGETLRPLIEESGATLVVRPDSGDPPAMVRLTVNALAAKFGTTTNSKGYKVLRHVRVIQGDGIDEGTIRQILDNLKVDGFSAENVAFGMGGALLQKVDRDTQRFAYKASAGLVDGEYRGIYKDPVTDPGKRSKDGVLDLVQEGGRMVTKAYKTFDTDFPGSLMRTVYRDGELLVRDTLEEIRGRA; this comes from the coding sequence ATGACGCACCTCGACGACCAGAACCTCATCCTCGACACCGATTCGTACAAGAGCAGCCACTTCCTGCAATATCCAGCGGGCACCACCCGGCTGTTTAGCTACCTGGAATCGCGCGGAGGGCGCTACCCGGCCACCCGCTTTTTCGGGCTCCAGTACATTCTGGACCGCTACCTGACGCGCCGGGTGACGCGTGAAAACGTGGAGGAGGCCCGGGCCCTGATCGAGGCGCACGGCGAGCCCTTCCCCTACGAGGGCTGGATGCGGGTGGTGGCGCACCACGGGGGGCGCCTGCCCCTGGAAATCCGCGCTGTGCCCGAGGGAACGCTGGTGCCCATCCACAACGTACTGATGAGCGTGACGAACACGGACCCGGAACTGCCCTGGCTGGTGGGCTGGTTCGAGACGATGCTGATGCGGGTGTGGTACCCCACGACGGTCTGCACCCAGAGTTACCAGTTACGCGAAATCCTCCGCCGGGCGCTGGAGGAAACGGGTGACCGCGCCGCCGAGGAACTGCCCTTCAAACTGCATGACTTCGGCTCACGTGGGGTCAGCAGCCGCGAGAGCGCGGGGCTGGGTGGTTTGAGCCACCTCGTCAACTTTCAGGGCACCGACACGCTGGAAGCCCTGCGCGTGGGCCGCAACCACTACGCGGCCGACATCGCCGGATTCTCCATTCCCGCCGCTGAACACAGCACGGTCACGAGTTGGGGCAAGGAGCATGAGGTGGACGCCTACCGCAATATGGTGAACACCTTTGGCAAGGCAGGCGGCATCTACGCGGTGGTGAGCGACAGCTACGACCTCAAGCACGCCATCAACGTCCACTGGGGCGAAACGCTGCGGCCCCTCATCGAGGAAAGCGGCGCGACGCTGGTGGTGCGCCCCGACTCGGGTGATCCCCCCGCGATGGTCCGCCTGACGGTAAACGCGCTGGCGGCCAAATTCGGCACGACCACCAACAGCAAGGGGTACAAGGTGCTTCGGCATGTGCGCGTTATCCAGGGCGACGGTATCGACGAGGGAACCATCCGGCAGATTCTGGACAACCTGAAGGTGGACGGCTTCTCAGCGGAAAACGTGGCCTTTGGCATGGGCGGCGCGCTGCTGCAGAAGGTGGACCGCGATACGCAGCGCTTCGCGTACAAGGCGAGCGCGGGCCTAGTGGACGGTGAGTACCGGGGCATCTACAAAGACCCCGTAACGGACCCCGGCAAGCGCAGCAAGGACGGCGTGCTGGACCTCGTGCAGGAGGGCGGGCGCATGGTGACGAAGGCGTACAAGACCTTCGACACCGACTTCCCCGGCTCGCTGATGCGGACGGTGTACCGCGACGGCGAGCTGCTGGTGCGCGACACGCTGGAGGAGATCCGGGGACGGGCGTGA
- a CDS encoding glyoxalase, which translates to MPSLISGLDHVQIEAPAGCEQQASAFFGDFLGMPELLKPEGLRTRGGVWFGLPDGRQLHIGVAPDFVPREKGHPALRCADLAAFQAHCDAHAVAYRTDAEAGVPRVFLKDPFGNRLEVVEGAHPSQPLG; encoded by the coding sequence ATGCCTTCCCTGATTTCTGGACTGGACCACGTGCAGATCGAGGCTCCCGCTGGCTGTGAGCAACAGGCCAGCGCCTTTTTCGGTGACTTTCTGGGTATGCCCGAACTGCTCAAACCGGAAGGCTTGCGGACTCGGGGCGGCGTCTGGTTCGGACTGCCCGATGGGCGGCAGCTTCACATTGGCGTGGCGCCGGACTTCGTTCCGCGCGAGAAGGGTCATCCGGCGCTGCGCTGCGCAGACCTCGCGGCGTTTCAGGCGCATTGCGACGCCCACGCGGTCGCCTACCGGACGGATGCGGAGGCCGGAGTGCCCCGCGTGTTCCTGAAAGACCCCTTCGGCAACCGTCTGGAAGTGGTGGAGGGTGCCCATCCCAGTCAGCCGCTGGGATGA
- a CDS encoding Nif3-like dinuclear metal center hexameric protein produces MTDALSSSPSVRGEVDRDTLVQWLNTYLNIRAYPDPSLNGLQIAGTPLVRRVAASVDTSLKTLQDAADSGADLLLTHHGLFWGKPLPVTGPHGQRIRTALMADLNLYAAHIPLDAHPEVGNNAMIARALSLQNTQPFGDWQGHKIGLAGELPFPLSLQDFADRVQKLTGEICLVHGGGQPNVHRLGIVSGSGAEAIAEAAEAGLDTLLTGEPEHKHFHDAFEYGVNVVYAGHYETEVFGVRALAARLEDEFGLPWQFLHHPTGL; encoded by the coding sequence ATGACCGACGCCCTTTCTTCTTCTCCTTCCGTGCGCGGCGAGGTAGACCGCGACACGCTGGTGCAGTGGCTGAACACGTACCTGAACATCCGCGCCTACCCGGACCCCAGCCTCAACGGCCTTCAGATCGCGGGCACGCCCCTTGTCCGGCGGGTGGCGGCGAGCGTGGACACCAGCCTGAAAACGTTGCAAGACGCTGCGGACAGCGGCGCAGACCTGCTCCTTACGCATCACGGCCTGTTCTGGGGCAAGCCCCTGCCCGTGACCGGCCCGCACGGGCAACGGATTCGCACGGCGCTGATGGCGGATCTCAACCTGTACGCCGCGCATATCCCGCTGGACGCACACCCCGAGGTGGGCAACAACGCGATGATCGCCCGTGCGCTCAGCCTCCAGAACACCCAGCCCTTTGGGGACTGGCAGGGCCACAAGATCGGGCTGGCGGGCGAGTTGCCCTTCCCCCTGTCCCTGCAAGACTTTGCGGACCGGGTGCAGAAGTTGACGGGCGAAATCTGTCTGGTCCACGGGGGCGGGCAGCCCAATGTTCACCGCCTGGGCATCGTGAGCGGCAGCGGCGCGGAGGCGATTGCCGAGGCCGCTGAGGCTGGCCTGGATACCCTGCTGACGGGCGAGCCCGAACACAAGCACTTCCACGATGCCTTTGAGTACGGGGTGAATGTGGTGTACGCCGGGCACTACGAGACGGAAGTATTCGGGGTACGTGCCCTCGCCGCGCGGCTGGAAGACGAGTTTGGCCTGCCCTGGCAATTTCTGCACCACCCCACCGGTCTATGA
- the tmk gene encoding dTMP kinase, which yields MSGAATPPLFISFEGPEGAGKSTQMARLAARLTQAGIGHITTREPGGTPLGMRVREVVLDPSLSINPLPEFLLYSASRAQLVRDVIRPSLDRGEVVLCDRYADSSLAYQGFGRGLDSDLLVDLTREVTGGLTPDLTVLLDLDPALGLARAASRGQPDRLERADLAFHVRVRAGFRALVTRDPARFLVLNATRDAEALAEEVWQVVQERLAGEAG from the coding sequence ATGAGCGGCGCCGCGACGCCGCCCCTCTTCATCTCCTTCGAGGGTCCCGAGGGTGCGGGCAAGAGCACGCAGATGGCCCGGTTGGCGGCCCGATTGACCCAGGCTGGCATCGGCCACATCACCACGCGTGAACCGGGAGGCACGCCCCTGGGGATGCGGGTACGCGAAGTGGTCCTTGATCCCAGCCTGAGTATCAACCCGCTCCCGGAATTTCTGCTGTACTCGGCCAGCCGCGCCCAGCTCGTGCGCGACGTGATCCGGCCCTCGCTGGACCGGGGCGAGGTGGTGCTGTGCGACCGCTACGCCGACTCCAGCCTGGCGTACCAGGGCTTCGGACGTGGGCTGGACAGCGACCTGCTGGTGGACCTGACCCGCGAGGTGACGGGCGGCCTCACGCCGGACCTCACCGTGCTGCTGGACCTCGACCCGGCGCTGGGGCTGGCGCGCGCCGCCTCACGCGGGCAGCCGGACCGGCTGGAGCGCGCGGACCTCGCCTTTCACGTGCGGGTACGCGCGGGCTTCCGGGCGCTCGTCACGCGGGACCCAGCCCGCTTTCTGGTGCTGAACGCCACCCGCGACGCCGAGGCCTTGGCCGAGGAAGTCTGGCAGGTGGTGCAGGAGCGCCTGGCGGGGGAGGCTGGTTAA
- a CDS encoding ADP-ribosylglycohydrolase family protein: protein MTDLQLHVLLSLTAADALGAATEFQTSETVRARHGDTFPDYQSGSVFGFAPGEATDDSQMTAATLLGYANGGGLEDVRAALTEWLNAGPPDVGSLTRSALSYGTPEGGVRAWAASGFQSAGNGGLMRVAAVWLAGFRGEALTRESALVTTLTHADPRCVYASLFFTAFVDALREGAAYRAAAEAALRVMDGHDARRTLLDAELLGLGTRAAHDAFQAGERAARAAVRARVRAGLDGHLTSQSGYVLDTLEAAIAHARADSWQECVEPAVLLGDDSDTVACVVGAIVGARGLAVPPHLLPPLRLGHTWPGWERAWSCAEHFPSLLEAARDGR, encoded by the coding sequence GTGACAGACCTCCAGCTCCATGTCCTCCTCTCGCTGACCGCCGCCGATGCCCTGGGGGCGGCCACCGAGTTCCAGACGTCTGAAACCGTTCGCGCCCGCCACGGCGATACTTTCCCCGACTACCAGTCGGGGAGCGTGTTCGGCTTTGCTCCCGGCGAGGCCACCGACGACAGCCAGATGACGGCAGCCACCCTGCTGGGTTACGCCAACGGCGGCGGATTGGAGGACGTGCGGGCTGCCCTGACCGAGTGGCTGAACGCGGGTCCGCCCGATGTGGGCAGCCTGACCCGCTCGGCCCTGAGCTATGGCACCCCTGAGGGTGGCGTACGCGCCTGGGCCGCGAGTGGCTTTCAGAGCGCGGGCAACGGTGGCCTGATGCGCGTGGCGGCGGTCTGGCTCGCTGGCTTCCGGGGAGAGGCCCTGACCCGCGAGTCGGCGCTCGTCACAACCCTGACCCACGCCGATCCGCGCTGCGTCTACGCTTCCCTCTTTTTTACGGCCTTTGTGGACGCGTTGCGGGAGGGCGCGGCCTACCGCGCGGCGGCAGAGGCGGCCCTGCGCGTTATGGACGGCCATGACGCCCGGCGAACCCTGCTGGACGCCGAACTTCTGGGGCTCGGGACCCGGGCGGCCCACGACGCTTTTCAGGCCGGAGAGCGTGCCGCCCGTGCGGCAGTGCGGGCCCGGGTACGCGCTGGGCTGGACGGCCACCTCACCTCCCAGAGCGGCTACGTACTGGATACGCTGGAGGCGGCCATTGCCCACGCCCGCGCCGACTCCTGGCAGGAATGCGTGGAGCCTGCCGTCCTGCTGGGCGACGACAGCGACACGGTCGCGTGCGTGGTGGGGGCCATCGTGGGCGCCCGGGGATTGGCAGTTCCGCCCCATCTCCTGCCCCCGCTGCGCCTCGGGCACACCTGGCCCGGGTGGGAGCGCGCGTGGTCCTGCGCCGAACACTTTCCCTCCCTGCTGGAAGCGGCGCGTGACGGCCGCTGA